A single region of the Ziziphus jujuba cultivar Dongzao chromosome 10, ASM3175591v1 genome encodes:
- the LOC107410390 gene encoding abscisic-aldehyde oxidase-like — protein MSTSISPLAAVESVSEMEMVTERKTGSLVFAVNGERFELPAVDPSTTLLEFLRTQTPFKSVKLGCGEGGCGACVVLLSKYDPVLDKVEDCTISSCLTLLCNINTCSITTSEGLGNSKDGFHPIHQRFAGFHASQCGFCTPGMCVSLFGALVNAEKTNRLEPPSGFSKLTVSEAEKAVAGNLCRCTGYRPIADACKSLAADVDIEDLGFNSFWRKEDSKEVKKSKLPLYNCNNLICTFPEFLKKEVRSGMYLDSERYNWYSPASVGELQNLLKVNKGTDMKIGVGNTGTGYYKELERYETYIDLKHIPELSILRIDQTGVEIGAAVTTAKIIEALKNEIQHDFISRNEIVFRKLANHMEKVASGSIRNTASVGGNLVMAQRKNFPSDIATILLAVDSVVDIMNGHQLERITLEEFLLRPPLDSNGVLASVRIPLARKVSPETNTILVFETYRAAPRPLGSALAFLNAAFLAEVSPCDTSNGILVNHCQLAFGAYGTKHAIRARRVEEFLTGKFLNAEVLYEAIKLVRATVIPEDGTANPAYRSSLAAGCLFEFFTSLIESGAEVTNSVLNGYKNNSLVKQSKLGQNYNQFHSDKIPTLLSSAKQVLELSKHYYPVGEPITKSGAAIQASGEAVYVDDIPSPTNCLHGAFIYSTKPLAWVRSINVNLGPHPDGVAAVISHKDIPEHGENIGSHFSFGIEPLFADDLTQCAGQRLACVVADTQKHADRAANSAAVNYGMENLEQPILSVEEAVERSSFFEVPPSIYPKPVGDISKGMAMADHKIISAEIKLGSQYYFYMETQTALAVPDEDNCIVVYSSTQVPEHAHGIIARCLGIPEHNIRVLTRRVGGGFGGKVVPSMPVATACALAAHRLRRPVRMYMNRKTDMITTGGRHPLKITYTVGFKSDGKITALQLQILIDAGTSPDLSPVMPCNILTALRKYDWGALSFDIKVCKTNTISKTAMRAPGDVQGSFIAEAIIEHVASTLSLDVDSVRNLNLHKYDSLKLFYQNSAGEPLEYTLPSIWDRLAVSSSFNWRIKMVNEFNRYNKWKKRGISRVPIIYGVSLRPTPGRVSILKDGSIVIEVGGIEIGQGLWTKVKQMAAFALNSVLSNGDGDLLDRMRVIQADTLSLIQGGMTAGSTTSESSCEAIRLCCNILVERLTPFKKRLQEQMGPIKWETLISQAHLQSVNLAASSFYVPDTASCSYLNYGVAVSEVEINLLTGETTILQVDILYDCGQSLNPAVDLGQIEGSFVQGIGFFMSEEWLTNSDGLLVTDSTWTYKIPSVDTIPKQFNVEILNSSHHEKRVLSSKASGEPPLLLAVSVHCATRTAIKEARKQLLSWSGQDGSESMFQLDVPATMPVVKELCGLDIVEKYLEWSLGCKK, from the exons atgtctACAAGCATTAGTCCTCTAGCAGCAGTAGAGAGTGTCTCAGAAATGGAGATGGTGACAGAAAGAAAAACTGGAAGTTTGGTGTTTGCTGTTAATGGTGAGAGGTTTGAGCTTCCAGCAGTTGATCCTTCAACCACATTGCTTGAGTTCTTGCGTACACAGACCCCCTTCAAAAGTGTCAAGCTTGGTTGTGGTGAAG GAGGTTGTGGTGCTTGTGTTGTGCTGCTGTCCAAGTATGATCCTGTGCTTGACAAAGTCGAGGATTGTACTATAAGTTCGTGTTTGACACTACTATGCAATATCAATACATGTTCAATTACAACATCTGAAGGCCTTGGAAATAGCAAAGATGGGTTCCACCCGATTCACCAAAGGTTTGCTGGTTTCCATGCTTCTCAGTGTGGCTTTTGTACTCCTGGAATGTGTGTCTCACTCTTTGGGGCTCTTGTCAATGCTGAAAAAACCAATCGGTTGGAGCCCCCTTCAGGGTTCTCCAAGCTCACTGTTTCTGAAGCTGAAAAGGCTGTTGCTGGGAACCTCTGTCGCTGTACTGGTTACCGACCCATTGCTGATGCCTGCAAGAGCCTTGCAGCTGATGTTGATATTGAGGATTTGGGGTTCAACTCCTTTTGGAGAAAAGAAGACAGTAAGGAAGTAAAGAAAAGTAAATTACCTTTGTACAACTGTAATAATTTGATCTGTACATTTCCGGAGTTCTTGAAGAAGGAAGTAAGGTCTGGCATGTATTTGGATTCTGAAAGATATAACTGGTACAGTCCTGCTAGTGTTGGGGAGCTTCAAAACTTGTTGAAAGTTAATAAAGGGACTGACATGAAGATAGGAGTTGGTAACACAGGGACCGGCTATTACAAGGAACTTGAACGATATGAAACATATATTGATCTGAAACATATTCCTGAGCTCTCAATACTTAGGATTGATCAAACAGGAGTTGAGATTGGAGCAGCTGTAACAACCGCCAAAATTATTGAAGCTTTGAAGAATGAAATCCAACATGACTTTATCTCAAGAAACGAGATTGTGTTCAGAAAACTTGCCAACCATATGGAGAAAGTTGCTTCAGGGTCCATCAGAAATACTGCTAGTGTGGGAGGAAATTTGGTGATGGCAcaaaggaaaaattttccttcaGATATCGCTACAATACTTCTTGCTGTTGATTCAGTGGTTGATATAATGAATGGTCACCAATTAGAAAGAATTACACTGGAGGAGTTTCTGCTAAGGCCTCCTTTAGATTCTAATGGTGTGCTTGCAAGTGTAAGAATCCCATTAGCTAGGAAAGTTTCTCCAGAAACCAATACTATCTTGGTCTTTGAAACCTATCGTGCTGCACCCCGACCTTTAGGAAGTGCATTGGCTTTTTTGAATGCTGCCTTCTTGGCTGAAGTTTCTCCATGTGACACTTCTAATGGAATCTTGGTGAATCATTGTCAGTTGGCTTTTGGTGCTTACGGAACGAAACATGCAATTAGGGCACGAAGGGTTGAAGAATTTTTAACTGGAAAATTTCTAAATGCTGAGGTCTTATATGAAGCTATCAAATTGGTTAGAGCTACTGTGATTCCTGAAGATGGCACTGCAAATCCTGCTTATAGGTCAAGCTTGGCTGCTGGTTGTCTTTTCGAGTTCTTTACTTCCTTGATAGAAAGTGGTGCTGAAGTAACCAATAGTGTCTTGAATGGATATAAAAACAATTCATTAGTCAAACAATCTAAGCTAGGACAGAATTATAACCAGTTTCACTCTGACAAGATTCCAACATTGCTAtcgtctgcaaagcaggtgCTGGAATTAAGTAAACACTACTATCCAGTTGGTGAGCCAATTACGAAATCTGGAGCAGCCATCCAAGCTTCAG GTGAGGCTgtatatgtagatgacattcCTTCACCAACTAATTGCTTACATGGCGCATTCATTTATAGCACTAAGCCCCTAGCGTGGGTGAGGAGCATAAATGTCAACTTGGGACCACATCCAGATGGAGTTGCAGCAGTAATATCACATAAAGACATTCCTGAACATGGGGAGAATATAGGATCACACTTTTCCTTTGGTATTGAACCTTTGTTTGCTGATGATCTTACTCAGTGTGCTGGTCAGCGTCTTGCCTGTGTG GTTGCAGATACACAAAAACATGCAGATAGGGCTGCAAACAGTGCAGCGGTTAATTATGGAATGGAAAATCTAGAGCAACCTATTTTATCTGTAGAAGAGGCTGTTGAAAGGTCTAGTTTCTTTGAGGTCCCTCCTTCCATTTACCCAAAACCAGTTGGTGATATATCGAAAGGAATGGCCATGGCTGATCACAAGATTATATCTGCTGAG ATCAAACTGGGTTCTCAATACTATTTCTATATGGAGACACAAACTGCTCTTGCAGTACCAGATGAAGACAACTGCATTGTAGTTTACAGTTCAACTCAGGTTCCTGAGCATGCACATGGTATTATTGCAAGATGTCTGGGTATTCCTGAACATAATATCCGCGTTCTTACAAGAAGAGTTGGAGGTGGATTTGGTGGAAAGGTCGTACCTTCCATGCCT GTTGCAACAGCATGTGCTCTTGCAGCACATAGATTACGTCGCCCTGTCCGGATGTATATGAATCGCAAGACTGATATGATAACAACAGGAGGAAGGCATCCCTTAAAAATCACTTACACTGTTGGATTCAAGTCCGATGGAAAGATTACAGCTTTACAACTACAAATATTGATTGATGCAGGGACTTCACCAGATTTAAGTCCAGTCATGCCATGCAATATACTAACTGCACTTCGGAAATATGATTGGGGTGCTCTATCTTTTGACATAAAGGTATGCAAAACAAACACTATAAGTAAGACAGCAATGCGGGCACCTGGAGATGTACAGGGATCATTTATTGCCGAAGCTATAATCGAACATGTGGCATCTACCCTTTCATTAGATGTTGATTCTGTAAGAAATCTAAATCTTCACAAGTATGACAGCCTTAAATTATTCTATCAGAATAGTGCTGGTGAACCTTTAGAGTATACTTTACCCTCAATATGGGATAGGTTGGCTGTGTCTTCAAGCTTTAACTGGAGGATCAAAATGGTAAACGAATTCAATAGGTacaataaatggaaaaaaagggGAATTTCTCGGGTACCTATTATATATGGAGTGTCATTGAGACCAACTCCCGGGAGGGTAAGCATACTAAAGGATGGATCTATTGTTATTGAAGTTGGAGGTATTGAGATAGGCCAAGGACTTTGGACAAAGGTAAAACAGATGGCTGCTTTTGCGCTCAATTCAGTCCTTAGTAATGGAGATGGAGACCTCTTGGATAGAATGCGAGTCATACAAGCTGATACATTAAGCTTAATTCAAGGTGGTATGACTGCTGGAAGCACTACATCAGAGTCAAGCTGTGAGGCAATAAGGCTGTGTTGTAATATTCTTGTTGAGAGGCTGACTCCTTTCAAGAAGAGGTTGCAGGAGCAAATGGGACCTATCAAATGGGAGACTCTTATTTCTCAG GCACACTTGCAATCTGTGAACTTAGCAGCAAGCTCTTTCTATGTCCCTGATACAGCATCGTGCTCATACCTGAATTATGGTGTAGCAGTGAGTGAG GTTGAGATAAATCTTCTGACTGGAGAAACTACAATTTTGCAAGTGGATATTTTGTATGACTGTGGACAGAGTCTCAACCCTGCTGTGGATCTAGGACAG ATTGAGGGATCTTTTGTTCAAGGAATTGGGTTTTTCATGTCTGAAGAATGGCTGACAAATTCTGATGGATTGTTGGTTACTGACAGTACATGGACATATAAGATTCCTTCGGTGGACACCATACCCAAACAGTTCAATGTTGAAATATTAAACAGCAGCCATCATGAAAAACGTGTTCTTTCTTCAAAAG CTTCTGGTGAGCCACCATTACTGCTAGCTGTTTCTGTTCATTGTGCTACAAGAACTGCAATTAAAGAAGCTAGAAAACAGCTTCTTTCATGGAGTGGCCAAGATGGTTCAGAGTCAATGTTCCAATTGGATGTTCCAGCTACCATGCCTGTTGTGAAGGAGCTTTGTGGGCTTGACATTGTGGAGAAGTACTTGGAATGGAGTTTAGGCTGCAAGAAATAA